The Deltaproteobacteria bacterium sequence TGGACATGATCGTCATTCAGCGCGGATTCCAGGCCAACTCCAAAATAATCACCACCACAGACACCATGCTGGCTGAACTGATCCAGCTCAAACGATAGCTCCCCTCCTCTGCTCCACCTCAATGAACAGGGGCCTTTCGGGCCCCTTTTCTTTGTCAAAAAGTTGACTTGTGTCGTCCTGGAAACTTGACGCATTTCATTCTCTTCAGGCCGCTTCAGGCCTTGTCTCACCAGGGGGACAGGCCTGTCATAACGGCCGACAGTGCCGTTAACCGGAGTATTTATACGCTTGAAATGAGCTTGACATTATGAGGTCATTGTTCATAATGTTTTAGAGTAATACTTTAGGTTTACGTGGCACGCACCTTGCTTTATCCATTCCATGAGTTAACTCACGAGGGGGAGCCAAATGGATCTGGCGACTTTTATCGGTGTTATCGCTTCTTTTAGTATATTGGTCTCTGCCATCATGATGGGCAGCGGCCTCTCAGCTTTTATCAACATCCCTGCTGTCCTTATTGTCCTGGGTGGAACGATCTGCGCCACCATGATCAACTACCCCCTTAAAGACGTGATTGGTAGTATTAAGGTGGTGCAGAAAGCCTTTTTCGCCAAGACCTTGACCTTTGGGGAAATCATCACCAATTTCGTCAATTATGCTACAAGGGCGCGCAAGGAGGGCATCCTGGCCCTGGAGGCTACCTTACCGGAAATTCAGGATGATTTTTTGAAAAAGGGCCTGCAGCTCACGATTGACGGCCTGGAACCTCAATCCATCACCGAGATCCTGGAAACCGAGATTGCATTCGTTGAAGACCGCCACCGACTGGGCGCGGAATTGTTTCAGACCATGGGTACCTTTTCTCCAGCTTTTGGGATGATCGGTACCTTGATCGGTCTGGTGCAAATGTTGCAAAGCATGGACGATCCCTCGACTATCGGCCCGTCCATGGCCGTGGCCTTGATTACGACCTTTTATGGCGCCGTGCTGGCCAATGTCCTCTTTCTGCCCATTTCTGGCAAACTGCGCACCAGGAGCAAGGAGGAAAGCCTGCTCAAAGAGATGATCCTCCATGGAATCATCTCCCTCTCACGAGGAGATAACCCGCGGATTATTGAGCAGAAACTGCACTCATTCCTGCCGCCCGTCCTGAGAGTCTCCACCTTCGAGTAGGAGTAAATTCTTCATGGCGCGTAAAAAAGAAGAAAAAAGGCCTGAGTGGGAAAAAACCAATATTGGATTGATGATGTTCACCGCGCTGATGATCATTCTTCTCGCCTTCTTCATCATGCTCTCGACCATGTCCGTCATAGACGAACGCCGGGAGCAAGTGGTCCTCGGTTCCCTGATCGGCTCCTTTGGCATCCTTCCAGGCGGCCTCTCCCCAACACGCACCGAAGCCCACAGCCTGGCCCCGCCTTCAAGCCCCCTGCAAGTTATTAAATCCGACATGGAACAGTTGAAGGATATCTTCACTCAAAGGACGATCGAGGATAAGATCAATTTTCTCAGAGGACGAACACGCCGTATTATCAGCTTTCAGGAAGCGGTCTTATTTCCTCCCGGCGAGGTGGAAATCCTGCCTGAAATGAAACCGGTCCTGATGGAACTTGCCAACGTTTTACGAGGATCAGACTACCCGATCATCATCGAGGGACATACTGACG is a genomic window containing:
- a CDS encoding flagellar motor protein, with protein sequence MDLATFIGVIASFSILVSAIMMGSGLSAFINIPAVLIVLGGTICATMINYPLKDVIGSIKVVQKAFFAKTLTFGEIITNFVNYATRARKEGILALEATLPEIQDDFLKKGLQLTIDGLEPQSITEILETEIAFVEDRHRLGAELFQTMGTFSPAFGMIGTLIGLVQMLQSMDDPSTIGPSMAVALITTFYGAVLANVLFLPISGKLRTRSKEESLLKEMILHGIISLSRGDNPRIIEQKLHSFLPPVLRVSTFE
- a CDS encoding flagellar motor protein MotB — translated: MARKKEEKRPEWEKTNIGLMMFTALMIILLAFFIMLSTMSVIDERREQVVLGSLIGSFGILPGGLSPTRTEAHSLAPPSSPLQVIKSDMEQLKDIFTQRTIEDKINFLRGRTRRIISFQEAVLFPPGEVEILPEMKPVLMELANVLRGSDYPIIIEGHTDDLPPRDETLINNWFVSATRSANILKFFINEGGLDPNRLSAFGYAGYRPVAANNSPENRRRNRRVDLILDTTRQMALWRYQKESWKLKPLTFKGFTFHLFGGKETP